Sequence from the Hamadaea flava genome:
AGATCGATGAGCCGAACCGTGTTGGTCTCCAGCCACCGGATCGCGCTCGCGTGCTTGTCGGGAGGCGGTCCCTCCTTGCGGCGTCCAGCGTTGTAGGCCCAGCCGTAGAGCGCGGCCCGGAGTTGCTCGTCAGGCGGCGCGCCGCGCTCTGTCGTCAGCAGCGCCATCGTCGCCGTTGTCAGTGACTCCGCAATGCCCGTGCGGTGCTTGCCCGATGCCCGAGGCCACTTCATATCCACGTAGGCGCAGGCGTGCTCGTACCAGGTCTTGGAGTTGAGCGCGCGTGCCATCGGCTCGGGCAGGCCGCATGCCTCATCGAACGGCACGCCCTCACGCGTCGCCGTACGCAATTTCGCAAGGAAGGACTCGGCGAGCGGTCGCGTGGAGAACGTCTCGCCGAACTCCTGACCGGCGACGGTCCACCTCACTCTGTAGGTTGACTTGCGCTTGCCCTTGTACTCCTTGATCTCCCAAAGACGGACGTTGTAACTGCTCACGCTGTCTCCTCGCGCGCGGACAGCCAGGCATCCAAGTCGCGTCGGCGGATGCGCAAACTGCCATTCGGGTACTTGATCGTCCTGGGCGCAGCGCCCAGCGCCTTCCAGCGGAAGAAGGTGGATTTGGGCACGTCCAGCTCCTCAAGCACTTCGGCGAGCTTGAGGAGGTCGGCACGCTTTGGCTCGGTCGAGCGATTTCGTGCGGGGGCGGCGGTTGCCATGATGAGGTCACTCCTTGCCCTGGTGAGAGGTTGGGAGTGGCCTCGGCGCGCCCATCGGTGGCACGCGCCGAGGCCGTGTCGTTCGGGGTGCTGCGCGTCGTAGCGGGGTGCGTCGTGCGGTTGTGCTGCGTTAGCCCTCTGAGAGCCACGCTGAGCCAAGATCTCGACCTGTCTGGTATCTAGGCATGCGCATAGTTGGCTGTGTGGCTCTCAGGAGTCCGGCGGGGCGGGGTCTACGCGGTGCCGGTCGCTTCGTCTGGCGGGGGTACGGCGCGCAAGTGGCGACCGTCCCGGGGCGAGTTGTGTCCCGCAGGGGCGGGGGTAGCCGTCCCAGCCGTCCCACCCGTCCCATTGCTGGTCAAGCCTGGGACGAGATCTTGACTGGGACGGGTTGAGCCGTCCCACGTTTTTACCCGTCCCGGGGCTGAGCTGGGCTGGGACGGCTGGGACGGCTGGGACGGCTCCCCCGGGGTGTCCGGGCATTCGGGGGCGCAATACCGGTCCCACGCATCAATGAATGCCGCTCGGTGGTAGCCCTTGGCTTGACCGGTCGTGAACCGGATGTTGGTCGACTTCACCTCGAACTCCCGCAGCAGCGCGCCGAGCTTCACGGCGGTCAGATCGGCCCACGGTGCCTCATCCATCGCCCGGAGTTGGGAGAGCAGGTGCCCGGTCGGCAGCGCCTCGGCGTCAGCCCCGGCGGCGGTGAAGACCGTGCGGCAGTCGGTGAGCAGCCGGACGCGGTCGGAGTTGGCGGCGGTCTCTTCCCGAGCGCCGGTGAGGGTGACGGCGGCGGTACGCGCCCGGATCGGCCAGTCCCCGCCCGCCAGGTCGGCTACCGCGATCAGCGGCTCCCACGTGTCGGCGTCACGGTCCTCTACAGGCATGACCGGCTCGGCGGTACGCAGCTCGTCGAGGTGGGCGGTGATCCAGTCACGCACCTCGTTGCCGATGGTGGCCAGGATGGGCCGGTCCCGCATGACCCGCCACGGCGACACCTTCTCCCGCGTCGCCCGGCGGCGCATGTGGATGACCACAGCCCGGTCTTCGATGGTGTCGGGTGCGGCGCCAATTCCGGCCATGGCCGCCATGGCGAACGTGGGGATGCGCTCAACGCGCTGGCTGTTGGCGTCGTAGCGCAGCGCGGGCCGGTTGCGCTGGTGACCGGCGTTGAGCAGCCCGCGCAGGTCCTCGTTCGATCCGGCGACCGCCGGGCCAAAGATCGTGTCGTACTCGTCGATGAGCAGCGTCGGCGGGTCCTCGGTGCCGATCGCCCGGTACACGGCGGCGGGGCTGGCGTTGACGGTGATCAGCGGGTTGTGGCAGGCAGCCTCCACCAGGTCTAGCAAGCGGGACTTGCCGCAGCGCTTCTCGGGTGCACGGATGACCAGGCGGGCGGCACACGCCCACGCGGCCAGACCGTAGGTCGCTGCGACCCACAAGACCACGGCGTCCAAGGATTCGTTGTCGGGCAGGATCACGTACTGCCGGATGGCCGCACGGAGCCGGTCGAGTAGCTCGGCCCCGTTGACGTGCTTCGGCTTGTCGGGTCGGGTCACAGGTGTACTCCTTCGACGGCGAACCCGTCACGGATCGCGTTGGGTGTGGATTTGGCCGGCGGCCAGCCCGCCCGGTCGCACGCCGCGACGAGCAGGTCAAAGGCGGCTGTGCCGGTGAGGTGTCCGGCGGCGACGATGCGGGCCGCACCGCGTGCGCAGCCGTAGAGGGTCACCCTCCGGCGACCGTCTGGGGCTTCGCTGATGCGGGCTAGCAGGGTGTCCATGAGCCGGTCGGGATAGGAGATGGCCCCGCCCCCAGTGGTGATGTGTGTCGGGCGGGAGGCCGGGCGTTGCGCTGGTCGCGGGTCGGGCGTGAGGCACCACGTCAGCAGGGGCGGGGCCACCTCGGTTATCGGAGCCTGGTCGTCGGCCCACGCGTACGGTCGCCGGGTGTCCGGGTGCACGCTGGGCGGTGCCGCGAGGTAGCCGCCGTCGGCTTTGATGTCGATCCCCGGGGCCAACTTCCCGTTCGTGCTGGGGACCTTCACGTGCGGGCCGGGATGCCGGTAGTACAGGTGCAGCCCACCGGAGCCGGTGACGACGTAGCGGGTCGGCGGGGTCATCCCACGGGCGATGAGCTGGGTGAGGCTGGCCATGCCGCCCTTGGCCGGATCGACGTCGACACCGACCAGACCGGACGCGGCCCCCGTGCGGATGGCGAGCATGCCGCGCGGCTCGAAGTTGAGCATGCGCCGGATGGTGAGCGGATCGCGGCTGGCGGCGTAGAACCCGTGACAGGTCAGGCAGCGGCAGGCTTGCGGGTCATGTGCGCCCGGGGCGTTGTCCTTAGGGCAGTTGGCGCAGTTACCTAAGGGGCGTTTGGTGCGTCCGAGCATGAAGACGGGCCATCCGTTGGCGGCGTAGCGCAGCGCAGCCGCCAACCAGGGGTGAGACACCGTAGGTGTCCTCCTTCCATGACGGACGCGGCCGACATGCGTTGTCGGCCGCGTCGTGTGGTCTGTCGGCTAGACGTGGAACAGCACGCGGAGGCGGTCGGCTACCAGGTGGTTGTCGAACCGCTCCCACGCCTCGGCGGTGTTGGCGCGCTGTGCCTCGGCGTAGGCGATGGCGGTCTTCGGTGTCATCGAGCACAGTTCGCGGTCGGTCAGTTCGGCCAGTTCGGGGTATCGGGTGGCGATGGTGGGGCCGAACTCAGCCACCGCGCTGCGGCCGGTGGTCCACGGCGTGCCGGTCACCAGCTCGTAGATTCGGGTGATCATCGGGTGCCTTCCTTGGCGCGGTTGATGGTGCGGGTGAGCGTGGTTTCGCTGCGTACGGCGGCGAGCCGCGTTCGGCGCAGGTGGTTGAACAGGCGTCGGCCGAGGCGCAGTCGCCAGCCGTCGCCGCCGCACAGGCGGCAGGTCTTGGGGCGGCGCAGGATGCGGGTGGACTTCCAGCCCTGGCCTTTGCACATCGGGCAGGGGCGGAACGGGCGCAGCCAGCACAGCCAGGCGTAACCGAGCGTGACGACAGCGGCGACGATGAACGGCAAGGCGGTGATCATGGTCGTGGGGGTAGCGGTAGCGGCGTCGGATGCCACGGAATGCCTCCACAGGCAGGTTTTCGGGGTGTTGGAGGGCAGCCCGCTACCCGCTACCAGGGGTTTTCTTGCCTGGTAGCGGTGGTAGCGGGGTGGGTAGCGCGAGCGCTACCGGTAGCGCGGGTGCCGCTACCGATCGCGGCGAGTCGCGGCGGCCTGAATCTCCACAAGTCGGGCACCCTTGGGCGAGCGTCCGTCTTCCTTGATGTTCACGCTGGGTACATGAAGCGCCCGGAGTTGTGCGGAGATCGTCTCGGCGGTGATGTCGGCGTAGTGCTCGGGGATGCGCTCGGCCAGCCGTTCGGCGAGGCGCTGCCAGGAGAGGCCGTTCTCGCCGGGGTGGAACATGGCGACCGCGTCGGCGAGCACGTCTCGCACGTCGCGGGTGATCTGCTCCCCGGCGGCGTAGCCGGACAGCGTCCCGGCCGCCACGCGATGCTTGCGGGCGGCGGTGAGGATCTTCTCGGCGTCGGTGTGGTCGGCGAGGTAGGTCCGCACGACCGGGGTGTCGTCGGACGCCCCGTAGAGGATGCCGACGCCGCGATAGTTGTCGCCGGTCGGCAGAGTGGAGGCGTCGAACCCTTCGGCGTAGGCGTCGCCGCCGAGGATGGCCTCCGACACGATCCGGTTTCCGCACTTGAGCGCGAACCGAACATCGTGGTTGTCCCGGAACCGGTTGAACAACCGCGACACGTCACCCGCGCCGACACCGGACGGCTTCTGGCTGGCCGAGATCATCACCACCCCGGCCGAGGGACCCACGGCTTTGATGAACGACAGCAGGGCCGCGATCTCCCGGTTGACCTCCTGGTCGTCGGTCTCGAAGTAGTTCTGAAACTCCTCCATGACAAGAACCCACACGCGCAGCTGCTCGTACTTGCGCGACAGTTCCCGGGTGATCTTGCCTTCGGGGCATTCGGTGACCGGCAGTTTGGCCAGGAAGTCGTTGACGGTCTCA
This genomic interval carries:
- a CDS encoding bifunctional DNA primase/polymerase, translating into MLGRTKRPLGNCANCPKDNAPGAHDPQACRCLTCHGFYAASRDPLTIRRMLNFEPRGMLAIRTGAASGLVGVDVDPAKGGMASLTQLIARGMTPPTRYVVTGSGGLHLYYRHPGPHVKVPSTNGKLAPGIDIKADGGYLAAPPSVHPDTRRPYAWADDQAPITEVAPPLLTWCLTPDPRPAQRPASRPTHITTGGGAISYPDRLMDTLLARISEAPDGRRRVTLYGCARGAARIVAAGHLTGTAAFDLLVAACDRAGWPPAKSTPNAIRDGFAVEGVHL
- a CDS encoding helix-turn-helix transcriptional regulator; its protein translation is MATAAPARNRSTEPKRADLLKLAEVLEELDVPKSTFFRWKALGAAPRTIKYPNGSLRIRRRDLDAWLSAREETA
- a CDS encoding DUF3631 domain-containing protein, with protein sequence MTRPDKPKHVNGAELLDRLRAAIRQYVILPDNESLDAVVLWVAATYGLAAWACAARLVIRAPEKRCGKSRLLDLVEAACHNPLITVNASPAAVYRAIGTEDPPTLLIDEYDTIFGPAVAGSNEDLRGLLNAGHQRNRPALRYDANSQRVERIPTFAMAAMAGIGAAPDTIEDRAVVIHMRRRATREKVSPWRVMRDRPILATIGNEVRDWITAHLDELRTAEPVMPVEDRDADTWEPLIAVADLAGGDWPIRARTAAVTLTGAREETAANSDRVRLLTDCRTVFTAAGADAEALPTGHLLSQLRAMDEAPWADLTAVKLGALLREFEVKSTNIRFTTGQAKGYHRAAFIDAWDRYCAPECPDTPGEPSQPSQPSQPSSAPGRVKTWDGSTRPSQDLVPGLTSNGTGGTAGTATPAPAGHNSPRDGRHLRAVPPPDEATGTA